ACCCAGTAGCCATGCAACTCAAGATAGTCTCTGAGAAACTGCTGCACGTTTCCTCCAGGCAAAAAGCAGGTTCGAGGTTCGAGGTTCGAAGTTCGAAGTTCGAAGTTCGAGGTCCTCGTCACCAATCACCAATCACCAATCACCAATCACCGTTCGTTCACCGATACTCCGGGTTGGCGCCGATCACTTCGACCACGGGGCCGTCCTCCAGTTCCTCGGCTTCTCCCGTATCGTCTTCATAATCGTTTTCGCCGACGGCCCATTCGTAAAGCTTTTCAGAATCAAGCACAAGAGGTTCTTCCGGAATGCCGTAAACCCGATTCTGCATGCCCTCGTCCGCAAGGCCTACACAACCGTGAGAGGCAGGCTTCCCCGGCAAATCACGGGCATGGATCCAGTAGGATACGTTGTCCGGGCCAATATGGAATCGAATGGCATTATCCATGGGATACTGTGCAGTATCATCCTCGGTTTTGTAAAGGGACGAGGTATGATTACGGTGCCGGGCATCCACCCGAAACAGTCCGGTCGGTGTTTCGTGGCCTTTCGTACCACTGGCAGCCGGCATGGAAAACTTAAGTTTACCAAATTCGTAGGCACCCAACCACTGTTCGCCAAGGTCGATAACTATGTATTTTCTATGGCCCTTGGCAGGGGGGTACTTTGCAGGCATTGGCGTATAGCCCTTCACCGAGGCGACATCAAGGGGTTCCTTGATGGTCATGCCCGGATAAACATGGCGGCGGTCAATCCTGTTGAAGCGTGCCACTGTCGGCCAGTCGTTGCCGTACAGGGACTCCAGAGTATCCTGCGGCCGAATGAACCGTCCACGCCAGGGAATTTTGTCCAGGCTAGGGTAGTGGATTTTCGTCAGGTCTTCCCTGGCCGGATCGTCGGGATTGGCTCCAGGATCGGAAGTGGCGGAAGGTTTGTAACAGACAACACCAGCAACTAAAACTACGAGAGAAAAAAACAGCAATTTTCGAAACATCTAAATCCTCTGCAAACAGCCTGCTGACAGGCTGCTACGACTGATAGGGGAGGGTAACTCCCCATTCATACAAAAAGTGTCACGGGAAAGCCATGATTCAAGCAGAGCCGGTCCATTTGACCCTGCCGGTCTCCTCGGTCAGGACCTCCTCCACGGCGGTGTACGGGTCCTTCTCCCTGGACATCATGCCGTCGATGATCTGGCGAAAGCGGCCATTGACCTTGATGTGGGCAAAAAATTCGGAGAACAGCCGGTCTTTGAGAAGGTCCATGAACATGGAGGCGTTCCTCTCCTCCAGCAGGTGGTTAATGGCACCGGAGGAAAAGAGGAAACCCCGGTGGGCTTCCATTTCGGCGACCAGTTCATCGATACCCCGATTGCACTGGGCTTCGGTCTTGAGGACCTTTGCCTGCCACTCGCCAGGCTTCGACGGCTTCATATCCAGCATTGCGGAAAGTTCCCGGACGGTGCGATCGGCACCCTCCCGATCCCCCTTGTTAACGACGAAAACGTCTCCGATTTCCAGAATACCTGCCTTGATGGCCTGAATATCGTCGCCAAGCCCCGGCACCATGACAACGACGGTGGTATGGGCCATGCGGACGATGTCTATTTCATCCTGGCCGACCCCCACCGTCTCGATGATGACGATGTCCATTCCCATGGCGTCCATGACGTTGACCACATTGCCGGTGGAGCGGGAAAGGCCTCCCAGGTGGCCGCGGGTGGCAAGACTGCGGATAAAGACTCCATCGTCGTCAGCATGGCGGTTCATGCGGATCCTGTCCCCCAGGATAGCTCCGCCGGTAAAGGGGCTGGTGGGGTCGATGGCGACGACTCCGACCCTCTTGCCGGCCTTGCGGTAGGCGGCGGTCAACTGGTCCACCAGGGTGGATTTGCCGGCACCGGGAGGGCCGGTAAGGCCGATGATATAGGCTCTACCCGTGTGCGGATAGAGCTTTTTCAGCTCTTCCACCGAGCTTCTGAGACCGTCGTCGATATCCCGCATCAGCCGTGCCGCTGAACGGATATCCCCCTGAAGAATTTTTTCCGCCAATGACATTATTATACTTCCTTTTCTTTGCAGCTGCCTGAGGTGTCGCGGAGAGGAAACAGGGCACTGAACAGGCCCGATTCGAGGATGCAGCCGTTTTTCAGATCGCAGTCTTCTGCGGCATTGATGGCCTTTTTTGCATAGCCAAGAGATGGTGCGGGATTTGCGGCGATTCTTTCGGCAAAGGCAACAACCTCGGGCCAGAAGATATCAGCCGGGTGGACGCAGTTCACGTAACCCATGCGCAGGGCATCTTCCGGGCCGTAGACATCGGAGGTCATGAAGATCTCATTGGCAAAGTTCCGCCCCAAAAGCCGCGGCAGCTTTTGAGTGCCGCAAAAGCCGGTGAGAATGCCAAGCTTGGCACCAGGATGGGCGAATCGGAGGGCATCGCTGGCGATGCGCAGATCGCAGGCCAGGGAGAGGTCGCAGCCGCCTCCCATGGTGATGCCGTTGAGGGCGCCGATAATGGGTTTCGTGCAGGATTCCATGGCGGCAAAGAGAGATTGCCCAAGCTCGGCAAAAGCAAAGGCATGCTGGGAGTCGAACTTGACCATCTGGCCGATGTCGGCGCCGACGGCAAAGGATTCGCCCGGATAACCGGAAAGTACGATGCATGCCGCTTCATCGGAGGCCTGAAGCTCGGCCAGGCCGTGCTTGAGCTCCTTGAGCATGTTGATGGTGAGCTTGTTGAACCTGGCACCTGAATCCATCATCATGAAACCGACCCGGTTTTTTACTTCCAGTCGCAGTTTGTTATACAAAGCCATATCCTCAAAAACCATAGGAGCGCCAGTACTGCAGCATGTATGACAATCCAGCTGCAGCTGCGCCCCTAAGAAAAAGCTTCTGAACCCGAAAAGACTTTATTGCCGCTTGGAACCTCTTTGCCACGAATGACACGATCAACACGAATGGAAATCCTAACCAGAAACCCATGTACATTTTGATTTGAACCCAAAGATTCAGCTGTTGCCTTTATTCGTGCACAGTCGTGCTATTCGTGGCTAGACAAAAGCCTTTAAACCTATGCGCGGGGATGAACGTTGTTGCGCACCCAGGCAACGATGTCCTCAGTGGAGGTGCCGGGGGTGAATACCTCTCTGATGCCGGCAGATTTCAAACCTGGGATATCGTCATCGGGAATGACGCCGCCGCCGAAAACGATGATATCGTCGGCATTCTTTTCTTTGAGAAGCTGACAAACCTGGGGCAGCAGCGTGTTATGGGCGCCTGAAAGAATGGAAAGGCCCACGCAGTCGACATCTTCCTGGATCGCAGCCGACACGATCTGCTCCGGGGTCTGGTGAAGTCCGGTGTAGATGATCTCGAAGCCGGCATCCCGGAAAGCACGGGAAATGATCTTCGCTCCTCTATCGTGTCCGTCCAGGCCAGGCTTACCAACAAGCACCCTCAGTTTCCGTTCAGTCATTGCATTCTCCTTTTATTCAAAAGTGGTTTATCTCATCAGGGAACTGGATAAAGCGATCTATTTCTCAATGCCGATCCGGGCTGGCACCCCCGCCTTGTAATAATGCTTGATCTCCGTCATCTCGGTGACCAGATCGGCCGCCGCAATAATTTTCCCATGGGCATTCCGTCCGGTCAAGACCAGCTCGACCCGTTCCGGTCTGAGAGCGATCAGCTCCAGCACATCGTCCACATCAATGAGGCCGAAGGATACGGCTCCATTTATCTCATCGAGAATGACCATGTCATAAATGCCCCCGGTCAAGGCATCCTTAGCCTTGATAAGGGCCTTCCGGGCAAGGCGGACATCCTCCGGGTCTGGATTATCCCTGTTGACCCACCCTTCCCTGCCGGTTTGAATTATGGTCAGATATGGGGCGAGCTTCGGTGCTGCAAGGTGCTCGCCATAGGGCCCGCCACCTTTCATGAACTGGATCATGCAGACCATCAGTTCACGGCCTACGGCACGAAGAGCCAGTCCAAGGGCTGCCGTTGTCTTGCCCTTGCAGTTGCCAGTATAGACCTGAACGCACCCCTGTTCCAGTTTCATTGGTTACCTGCCCTTGAATTGTGCCGGACGCTTTTCAATAAACGCCGTCATCCCTTCCTTCTGATCCTCAGTGGCAAAGCAGATGGCGAAGGCATCCCGCTCCATCATGCAGGCATTCCTGAGATCAACATCGGCGCCGGCGCCTATGATCTCCTTGGCCATCTTCAGGGAAAGCATTCCACGGCTGCAGATTGTCTTCAACAGAGCCGCCCCTTCGCCAACAAGTTCTTCATCGTCATAAACCCGATTAACCAGCCCCATACTCAAGGCTGCTTCCGCATCGATCCGGTTGCCGGTGAAGATCAGCTCCTTGGCCCTGGCCTTGCCCACCAGCCGCGTCAGGCGCTGGGTTCCGCCAAAACCTGGTATGATGCCCAAGCGGATCTCCGGTGCGGCAAAGACGGCCGAGCGGGAAGCAACGATGAAGTCGCAGGCCAGTGCCAGCTCGAACCCGCCACCCAGGGCATGCCCTTTGACTGCAGCGATGACCGGTTTGCCGACCGATTCCAGGGCAAACATCACATCCTGCCCCAGCTGGGAAAAGCGACCCGCCTCAAAGGGTGTCATGTTGCGCATGGCTTCGATATCCGCACCGGCACAGAAGGTAGCACCGGCACCGGTAACGAGAATCCCTGCCACAGCTGCATTCTCTTTCAGCGAGGCGAACGTGGACAGCATCAGCTGCAGCATCTCGGCATTCAGGCTATTCCTGACGTCTGGCCTGTTCAGGCTTACAATTGCTATATTCTCGTCGTGTTTGACTTGTATGGGACGGTTAGGCAAGGCAGTCTCTCCACGGTTTACGGAAATTTTCTAATGAAGCAAGGTGAAACGCCGCAAAATATACCAATTCCGGGTGTGGGGTGTCAAGTTGATTCAGCCGGAATAACGATATATTAGCCCGATATGATCGCAACATCTTCTGCCTTGTCATTCCTTAAACATGCTGCTGAAAACGTCATGAGGAGTTCGGGATGCAAGGTTCAAGCGAACGAGGAATCGAGACGTACACTGATGTATGTTGAGTTTCCGAGTGAGCGGCTACACGGCAGACTGGCCCCGCAGTAGTTTTTAGCTGTCTGTTAAATCTTGACATGCAATTAACCTTCTGCTATTAAAGTCACACACAAAGGGCGATTAACTCAGCGGGAGAGTGCTACCTTCACACGGTAGAAGTCGTTGGTTCGATCCCAACATCGCCCACCAAGCACATCACAATGGCCAGGTCCACAGACCCGGCCATTTCTGTTTCTCATCGCTGCAACACCTTACACTACACGCCATCAACAAACATAATCCCCTTAAACATCCTGCCACAGGCTCATGAGCTCCTAAGCCACCAGACTACGGACATTGAATTAAAATCTACATGTTTTTTTATTATCGTTAAAGTTACGCCAATGACAGCCCGATAATAAAAATAATTTAGTGCGACCAGCATCGCCTTATTAAACTCCCCCTGCAGATGGAATGGCTGTCATTGTGAACGATAGCCGGGATCTAGAAAACAAGCTTGCCCAATCTCACCTATCATTCAGTATTGCAAAAGGAGAACGTCATGCGTTTATTCAGCAGCATCAAGTCCAAATTAATTGTCTTTTCGGTTTTCGCTTTCCTGGCTGTGGCTTTCAGCGTAATTTTTTCCTACTCCATCGCAGTCAAGGAAGTCAGGACCATCATGGAGGCCGATGTCAATTCAATTGCCGATGCGCTGGGCAAAAGCATCAACTACATTGCAGCCACCAAGCCCGATGCCTATAAGGAAGAAGGATTTAAAAAATTTATTTACAGCATAAAAATCGGCAAGACAGGCTATCCTTTCATGCTGGACGAGCAGGGAACGCTGGTGGTGCATCACAAGGAGGAGGGAAAAAACCTGGCGGGGCAAAAGCATATCGACCATATCCGGAGCCATAAGGAAGGCGGCATCCATGAATATATGGCCAAGACCACCGGACAGCAGAAGATAGTGGCCTTTCGCTATATTGAGCCCTGGAAGCTTTGGGTAGTGCCCGGAGTGAACGAAGCGGATTACTTCGCCCGCATGAAGATTTCCTTCTTTAAATGGAACCTGCTCTTTTCCATCTTGATCATTCTTGTGCTGAGCATCATAAGCATCCGCATTTCACGCCAAATTACCAAGCCATTGAATGAGGCCATCGGCGTGGCCGACAGTCTGGCAAACGGCGACCTTACGGTGGCCATCGAGGTGAAGGACGGCGGGGAAACCGGGCGTCTTTTGACCGCTCTGAAAAACATGGTCCACGAGTTGACGATGATGGTAACGGAAATGAAAACGGCGGCGCTGCAGGTGGCCTCGGCTTCCTCTCAGTTATCGACCACTTCGGAACGCATAGCGAACGGAGCCGAAGAGGTAGCATCCAGGACCGGGACGGTGGCCACCGCCGGCGAGGAGATGGCTGCAACTTCAGGCGAAATTGCCCAAAACTGTGCCATTGCGGCAGACGGCTCCAGGCAGGCAAACGTTTCAGCAGCGGCCGGAGCGGCGATTGTTCAAGAAACTGTAGCCATGATGGACCGTATTGCCGGCAGGGTCAAAGAATCGGCCAAAACCGTGGAGAGCCTTGGGGCAAGGAGCGATCAGATTGGCGAAATAATCGGCACCATAGAAGATATCGCCGACCAGACTAATCTCCTGGCTCTTAACGCAGCCATTGAAGCGGCAAGAGCCGGCGAGCAGGGACGCGGATTCGCAGTTGTTGCCGACGAGGTACGAGCACTTGCAGAACGGACCACCAAGGCAACCACAGAGATTGCCCACATGATCAAGACCATTCAGCAAGAAACCAAGTCGGCTGTCTCCTCAATGGAAGAAGGAGTGGGAGATGTGGAACGGGGAACGGCCGAGGCGGCAAAGTCGGGAGAAGCACTTCAGGGCATCCTCGATCACATCGGCTCCGTTACGATGCAAGTGGGTCAGATTGCAACTGCCGCTGAACAACAGACCTCAACAACAGTGGAGATCAACAGAAACATTCACCAGATCACCGAGGTTGTGCAGGAAACGGCACGGGGAGCGCAGGATTCGGCTGCCGCAGCGAACAACCTGGCTAAGCTGGCGGTTGAATTGAAGGGTGTGGTTGAGCAGTTCAAGGTGACCTAGGAATCTGTCGGATCCTCTAGGAGTCTGTCGGACTTAGGGATCGAAGCGAGAGAATGGAAAATCGAGGACGGATATTTGGAAATTTGAGAGCGAATAGTGGACCTGTTTGTCGAAAATTTACGGAGATCCGGACTGATTTGCCATTTTCGCAGCCGATTCATTCTAAGTCCGACAGACTCCT
This region of Geotalea daltonii FRC-32 genomic DNA includes:
- a CDS encoding L,D-transpeptidase: MFRKLLFFSLVVLVAGVVCYKPSATSDPGANPDDPAREDLTKIHYPSLDKIPWRGRFIRPQDTLESLYGNDWPTVARFNRIDRRHVYPGMTIKEPLDVASVKGYTPMPAKYPPAKGHRKYIVIDLGEQWLGAYEFGKLKFSMPAASGTKGHETPTGLFRVDARHRNHTSSLYKTEDDTAQYPMDNAIRFHIGPDNVSYWIHARDLPGKPASHGCVGLADEGMQNRVYGIPEEPLVLDSEKLYEWAVGENDYEDDTGEAEELEDGPVVEVIGANPEYR
- the meaB gene encoding methylmalonyl Co-A mutase-associated GTPase MeaB, whose protein sequence is MSLAEKILQGDIRSAARLMRDIDDGLRSSVEELKKLYPHTGRAYIIGLTGPPGAGKSTLVDQLTAAYRKAGKRVGVVAIDPTSPFTGGAILGDRIRMNRHADDDGVFIRSLATRGHLGGLSRSTGNVVNVMDAMGMDIVIIETVGVGQDEIDIVRMAHTTVVVMVPGLGDDIQAIKAGILEIGDVFVVNKGDREGADRTVRELSAMLDMKPSKPGEWQAKVLKTEAQCNRGIDELVAEMEAHRGFLFSSGAINHLLEERNASMFMDLLKDRLFSEFFAHIKVNGRFRQIIDGMMSREKDPYTAVEEVLTEETGRVKWTGSA
- a CDS encoding enoyl-CoA hydratase/isomerase family protein, with protein sequence MALYNKLRLEVKNRVGFMMMDSGARFNKLTINMLKELKHGLAELQASDEAACIVLSGYPGESFAVGADIGQMVKFDSQHAFAFAELGQSLFAAMESCTKPIIGALNGITMGGGCDLSLACDLRIASDALRFAHPGAKLGILTGFCGTQKLPRLLGRNFANEIFMTSDVYGPEDALRMGYVNCVHPADIFWPEVVAFAERIAANPAPSLGYAKKAINAAEDCDLKNGCILESGLFSALFPLRDTSGSCKEKEV
- a CDS encoding cobalamin B12-binding domain-containing protein, with the protein product MTERKLRVLVGKPGLDGHDRGAKIISRAFRDAGFEIIYTGLHQTPEQIVSAAIQEDVDCVGLSILSGAHNTLLPQVCQLLKEKNADDIIVFGGGVIPDDDIPGLKSAGIREVFTPGTSTEDIVAWVRNNVHPRA
- the cobO gene encoding cob(I)yrinic acid a,c-diamide adenosyltransferase, giving the protein MKLEQGCVQVYTGNCKGKTTAALGLALRAVGRELMVCMIQFMKGGGPYGEHLAAPKLAPYLTIIQTGREGWVNRDNPDPEDVRLARKALIKAKDALTGGIYDMVILDEINGAVSFGLIDVDDVLELIALRPERVELVLTGRNAHGKIIAAADLVTEMTEIKHYYKAGVPARIGIEK
- a CDS encoding enoyl-CoA hydratase/isomerase family protein, yielding MPNRPIQVKHDENIAIVSLNRPDVRNSLNAEMLQLMLSTFASLKENAAVAGILVTGAGATFCAGADIEAMRNMTPFEAGRFSQLGQDVMFALESVGKPVIAAVKGHALGGGFELALACDFIVASRSAVFAAPEIRLGIIPGFGGTQRLTRLVGKARAKELIFTGNRIDAEAALSMGLVNRVYDDEELVGEGAALLKTICSRGMLSLKMAKEIIGAGADVDLRNACMMERDAFAICFATEDQKEGMTAFIEKRPAQFKGR
- a CDS encoding methyl-accepting chemotaxis protein produces the protein MRLFSSIKSKLIVFSVFAFLAVAFSVIFSYSIAVKEVRTIMEADVNSIADALGKSINYIAATKPDAYKEEGFKKFIYSIKIGKTGYPFMLDEQGTLVVHHKEEGKNLAGQKHIDHIRSHKEGGIHEYMAKTTGQQKIVAFRYIEPWKLWVVPGVNEADYFARMKISFFKWNLLFSILIILVLSIISIRISRQITKPLNEAIGVADSLANGDLTVAIEVKDGGETGRLLTALKNMVHELTMMVTEMKTAALQVASASSQLSTTSERIANGAEEVASRTGTVATAGEEMAATSGEIAQNCAIAADGSRQANVSAAAGAAIVQETVAMMDRIAGRVKESAKTVESLGARSDQIGEIIGTIEDIADQTNLLALNAAIEAARAGEQGRGFAVVADEVRALAERTTKATTEIAHMIKTIQQETKSAVSSMEEGVGDVERGTAEAAKSGEALQGILDHIGSVTMQVGQIATAAEQQTSTTVEINRNIHQITEVVQETARGAQDSAAAANNLAKLAVELKGVVEQFKVT